Sequence from the Actinocatenispora sera genome:
CCAGCAGTACACCGAGCACGTGCACGAGATGCTCGACGCCAACGGGCGGTTCGAGTTCGTGCTCGACGAACTCCTGGCCGAGGGCGACCGTGTCTACGCCCGCTGGCACCAGGTCGGCCGGCACGTGGGTACCGTCGACGGCCACGCACCGACCGGGCGGCCGCTGATCCAGTTCACCAGCGCGGTGTACCGGGTCCGGGACGGAGCGATCGTCGAGTACTGGATCCAGATCGATCGCGCTGGCATCGCCGCGCAGCTCGCCGCTGACCGGGGCTGACGGCTGGGTCGTACGCGGCGGGGCGCGCCTTCCGACGAGCGTGCCGGGTCGATTGCGGACCGTCGGCACATGCCGCGCAAAAACGTCATCGCACGCGGACGACGGCTGACTGGCCGTCGAGCTTAAGCATCCCTTAAGAGGAGGTCATAACAGGATTTCCATTCCTGAAGGGGGATCTTCCTTGTGCCAGGGTGGGCGGCACCGTGCCCTCCGATCCCACGGGCACGCCATCCGGCATCCCCAGTTCGCCGGAAGGACACAGAGGAGGAACGCGTGCGGAGACTAACCGCCGGTGTGATCGCCGGCGCCGCAGCGGGGCTGCTCGCCGTCGGCACCATCGGCTCCGCGGCCGGTGCCGCGCCGAGCGACGGCCATCCCGCGACCAAGACGACGAGCAAGGCCGAGCCGGCCCGGGCACACGCCGAGGACGATCTGCCCAGCCCGCTCTCGGACAAGCGCCGCGAGCTGATGCAGCAGGCGGCGAAGAAGCAGGCCCAGGGCAAGATCACGCCGAAGCGGGTCGGCAAGTCCGACGTCGTCAAGATGGGCAAGCGCGCCGACGGCAAGAACCAGTACGTCGAGACCTCGAGCACGCGCACCGACGAGATCTTCACCGTGCTGGTCAGCTTCGGCGACCAGACCGATCCGCGTACCGGTGGCACCGCCGGCCCGGCCAACGGCCAGATCAAGCAGCCGGACCGGAACTGGAACGGCGACTCGACCGACGACAACTCGACGTACTGGGTGCCGAACTTCGACACCCAGCACTACAAGGACATGTTCTTCGGCAAGAAGGACTCGTTCAAGGACTTCTACGAGCACCAGTCCAGCGGCAAGTTCAGCGTCAGCGGTGACGTCTCCGGCTGGGTGACCGTGCCGTACAACGAGGCGCGGTACGGCAACAACGAGATCCCCGAGACCGACGGCTACTGGAACCTGGTCCGGGACTCCGTCAACGCCTGGTACGCGGCGGAGAAGGCCCAGGGCGCGACCGACGAGGAGATCGCCGAGTACCTGTCCCGGTTCGACAAGTGGGACCGGTACGACTACGACGGCGACGGCAACTTCGACGAGCCGGACGGCTACCTCGACCACATCGAGATCGTGCACGCCGGTGAGGGCGAGGAGGCCGGCGGCGGCCCGCAGGGCGCCGACGCGGTCTGGTCGCACCGCTGGTACGCGTACTCCACCGACCAGGGCAAGACCGGCCCGGAGGGCAACCTGCTGGGCGGCACCCAGGTCGGCGACGCGCCGTACTGGGTGGGCGACTACACCACCGAGCCGGAGAACGGCGGCCTCGGCGTGTTCTGCCACGAGTTCGGTCACGACCTCGGCCTGCCGGACGAGTACGACACCGCCGGTGGCGACAACGGCACCGGCTTCTGGACGCTGATGTCGGCCGGTTCCTGGCTGGGCAAGGGCTTCGACTCGATCGGCACCACCCCCGGCTACATGAACGCCTGGGACAAGTACCAGCTGGGCTGGCTCGACTACGCGGTCGTGCCGTACCAGGGTGCGAAGACCAAGGTGACGCTCGGCCCGGCGGCCCGCCAGGGCAAGCAGCCGCAGGCCCTCGTGGTCACGCTGCCGGAGCAGACCATCACCAACGACTACAACACGCCGGCCTCCGGCTCGTACGAGTGGTGGGGCGGCGCCGCGGACAACCTGTCCTCGTCGCTGACGCGTGAGCTCGACCTGACCGGCGCCAGCAGCGCCAGCATCAGCACCAAGGCGTGGTACGACATCGAGGAGGGCTACGACTTCCTGCTCGCCGAGGTGTCCACCGACGGTGGCACGCACTGGACCTCGCTGAACGGCGACGGCATCACCGGTTCGTCGAACAACCAGTGGACCGACGTCAGCTACGACCTGTCCGCCTACGCCGGCCAGAAGGTGCTGTTCCACTGGCGGTACGCCACCGATGGCGGCGTGCACTACGCCGGCGCGTTCCTGGACGACCTGGCGCTGACCGTGGACGGGGCCACCGCGTGGTCCGACGACGTCGAGTCGGCCGACCCGGCCTGGGCCGCGGACGGCTTCACCCGGATGACCGGCAGCACGTCGGAGCAGAAGGCGCGGTTCTACATCGCGGAGAACCGGCAGTACGTCGACTACGACGACACGCTGCGGACCGGCCCGTACAACTTCGGGTTCGGCGACACCAAGGCCAACTGGGTCGAGCACTTCCCGTACCAGAAGGGGCTGCTCGTCTGGTACGTGAACTACGCGTACGAGGACAACAACACCAGTGTCCACCCCGGTGGTGGGCTGGTGCTGCCGGTCGACGCCCACCCGGGCGCGCTGTTCTGGTCCGACGGCAAGGCCGTCGGTAACCGGATCCAGCCGTTCGACGCCACCTTCGGGACGACCAAGACGACGGCGCTGAGCCTGCACCACGCGGGTGGCGCCACCATGTCGTTGCCGTCGCAGAAGGCGGTGAAGACGTTCGACGACAGCAACGTCGACCGCTACTTCGACCCGCTGAACCCGATGGGTTCGGTGAAGGTCGCCGGCAGCGGCACCAAGATCACCGTCACCAAGCAGGCCAAGAACGGCAACCTGACCGTTCAGGTCTCCTTCAAGTAAGGGGTCGGTCCGGCCGGCGTTGCGCGCCGGTCCGACCGCACCGGCAAGGCTCGACCCGGGCGCTCCACGCGCCCAGGCGGGGCGGGAGTTCGTCGGATGGCTCCCGCCCCGTCTTGCTGTCCGCACCCCGTTCCGCCCGACAATCCACTGTGGACCCCTCGGTGAGGTCGGCCGGTGGCCTGCCGCGCGCCGGCGCCCGAAGCAGATGGTTGGGGGGACGGTCAGCCGGCGTACCGGGACGCGGCGAGGTGCACCGCCGCCGGCAGGGACGTGGCGACCGGTACGCCGACCTCGGCGAGCCGGTCCGGGTCGGTGAAGCCGCCGGTCACCAGCACGCACCGGGCGCCCACCGCGGCCGCGGCCGCCGCGTCGTCCACCGTGTCACCGATCAAGGTGCAGTCGGTACCGGCGACGCCCAGCGCCGCGAGATGCCGGACCAGGTGGTCGGCCTTGGCGCCGCCGCCGATGGTCGCCCGCAGCCCGTCGACCCGGGCGAACCGGTCGGACAGCCCGAGCGCGTCGACGAACGGCACCAGCCGCTCGTGGAACCACATCGACAGCAGCGACTGGCTGCCCGGCCAGCCGGCGATCGCGATCTCGGCCCCCGCAGCGAGCCGGCACTCGGCCAGCCGGGTGTGGTACGTGTCGTGGAAGATCCTGTCCAGCCGGGCGAACTCGTCCGCGTCCACGGCACGCCCCAGCACGTCGGCGTAGTAGTCGGCGATCGGCCGCCGGTACCGCCGGCGCAGCTCCTCGGCCGGGAACGGGCCGTCGCCGCAGGTCGCGAACGCCGCGTTGGTCGCCTCGACGGTCAGTGCGAAGTCGTCGAGCAGCGTGCCGTTCCAGTCCCACACCAGATGCATGACGCCGACCCTAGATCGGCCGGGGCCGGGCGAACCAGTCCGCAGCCGCGGAACCGACCCGCATCACAGCCGCGGCCGACTCACCGGGCCAGGTCGCGCAGCAACCGCTGCTCCTCGACCCGCCAGTACCCGTGTTCCCTGCCGTCCAACAGGATCACGGGCAGCCGGTCCCCGTACTCGCGGTCGAGCTCCTCGTCGGTCGCCACGTCGATCTCGCGCCAGCCCACCCCGGCGGTGGCCGCCACCCGCGCCATCGCCTCCCGCGCCGCCGCGCACAGATGGCAGTCCTGCCTGGTCAGCAACGTCAACCGGTCGTCCACCCGGCCAGTATCGCCGCTGCCGGGCCACCGCCCCGGCCCCGCCCCCCACCGGACACCGGTGCCACGCCTCCGGAACCACGCCCTCGGTGCGACGCCCTCGCTGCCATGCCCGCGGGTCACGCCCACGGGGTCACGCCCACGGGGTCACACCCTCGGGGTCACACCCTCGGGGTCACGCGCGCGGGGCCACAACCGGGAAGCCGCGCGCCTCGGAATCACGCCGTCGGGGTCGCACCGTGCGGCAGGTCCGCCTTGCGTACCTTGCCGGTGGCCGAGTGCGGCAGCCGCGCGACGATGTCCACCGCGACCGGACACTTGAAGTGCGCCAGGCTGCGATGGCAGTACGCGATGAGCTCCTCCTCGGTGGCCGCCACGCCGGGCTCGGGCACCACGTACCCGCGCACCGCGTGGCCGGTCATCGGGTGCGGCACGCCGATCACCGCGGCCTCCCGTACCGCCGGGTGCGCGGCGAGCACCGCCTCCACCTCGCGCGGGTACACGTTGAAGCCGGACACCACGATCAGCTCGTCGACCCGGTCGATCAGGAACAGGTCGCCGTCGGCGTCCAGGTAGCCGATGTCGCCGGTGTGCCACCAGCCGTCCGGGTCGGGCCCGTCGGCGCCGTTCGGCCAGTACCCGGAGAACAGGTTGTCGCCGCGCACCACGACCTCGCCCGGATCGGTACCGGGGCTGGCGTTCTCGTCCGCCTCCGACTCGGCCTCGGTCAGCGGCTCGCCGTCCGCGCCGACCAGCCGCAGCTCGATGCCGGGCAGCGGCCGGCCGACCGAGCCGGGCTTCGCGGCGGGCGCGGCCAGGCTGCTGGTGACCACCGGCGCCGCCTCGGTCAGCCCGTACCCCTCGTGCAGGGTGATGCCGTTGTCCTGCAACGCCGTGCGCGGGGCCGGCGGCAGCGGCGCGGCGCCGGACACGGCGAGCCGGACCGACCGCAGCGGCGCGGCCAGGTCGCCGTGCGCGACCCAGCTCGCGAACATCGCCGGCACCCCGAGCACCGTCGTCACGCCGTACCGCTGGATCTCGGCCAGCGTGGCCTCGGCGTCGAACCGCGGCACCAGCACACCGGTCGCGCCGTACCGGGCGACCTCGTGCAGCCCCGGCCCGAGTCCGAACGCGTGGAACAGCGGGAGCGCCAGCAGCACCACGTCGTCCACGCCGACCGGAGCCGGGTCGAGCCGCCCCATCTGCGCGCCGTTCGCGAGCAGCGCGCGGTGGCTGAGCATCGCCGCCCGCGGGCGGCCGGACGTCCCCGAGGTGTACAGCAGCACCGCCAGGTCCTCGCCGCCGCGGCTCGGCGCGACGCCCGCGCCGCCGGACTCGGCCAGTTCCTCGTACGGCCGGGCCAGGCGGTGCGCGCCGCCGGCGACGAACCGGTGCGGCACCTCGACGCCGGCGGTGGCGTCGTGCACGGCCGGGGTACCGAGCAGGATCCGGGCGCCGCAGTCGCCCAGCAGCCGGGCGAGCTCGGGTTCGGTGTAGCCGGGGTTGACGGGGACGGGCACCAGGTCGGCACGCATCGCGGCGAAGTAGCCGACGACCCAGTCGATGCCGTTCGGCAGGGCGATGACGAGGCGGTCGCCGGGGGTGAGCGCGCGGGCCAGCAGCCCGCTGGCTACGGCGTCGACCCGGTCGGCCAGCGCCGCCCAGGTCAGCGCGGTGTCACCCAGCCGCAGCGCGACGTGGTCGGGCCGTGCCTGAGCGGCCCGCGGTACGAGATCGGCGATGTTCCGGATGTCCTGCGACACGGCCACCGAGTCTGGCATACCCGTTGCGGTGGGACACACCCCGACGCACGATGCCGAGTATCGTTTCCGGGTGCGGCAGGACAGTGTTCGGCACGCTCAGCCGACAAGGTGCGAAGTGAAACTTGCTCACGACAAAATTCGCTCCGCACAGACGGACAGGATGTCCGTCACTGGCGGTAGGGACCCCGACACACTGTTGCTCGTAGTAGTCGAGTACACACATCAGTGTGATGTCCGGCCTTATCATCACTTGGCCGCCCAACACTGAGCCTTGGGAACCGACACCCCTCGCCCGAGGAGGCCGCAAGTGCCCGTCGAAGCACCGCTCTGTTACCCCATAACGCCTGGCCGCGCGCATCGATACGGTGCGCGTCGCCATGAAGGGTGGCACCGGTGAGCGCGGCCAGCGTGTCCGCGCCGTTCGACGGCGCGGACCCCGTCGGCAGACTGAACGCCTTACGCACCCTCGTCACGGACCGGGCCGAGACCAAGGGCAGTTCCCTCGCGGCCCGCGCCGGTCAGGCGCTACGCGCCGCCACCAGGACCAAGCCGCAACCGCGGCCACACACCCGGCAACACAGCGGCGACGACACGCCGACGCAGTCCATCACCCGGGTCGAACCGGCCACCCCGACACCGGCGCCGGAGCCCACCCGGCCGGACCAGGTGCCCGAGTCGGCCACCGACGTCTGGCGGCTGGTCCAGCGCGCCCAGGCCGGCGACACCGAAGCGTTCGGCCTCATCTACGACCGGTACGTGGACACCGTGTTCCGGTTCATCTACTTCCGGGTGAGCACCCGGCAACTCGCCGAGGACCTCACCTCCGAGACGTTCCTGCGGGCGCTGCGCCGCATCGGCAGCTTCACCTGGCAGGGCCGCGACCTCGGCGCCTGGCTCGTCACCATCGCCCGCAACCTGGTCGCCGACCACTTCAAGTCCGGCCGGTACCGGCTGGAGGTGTCCACCGCCGAGGTGCTCGACGCGGACAGCCCGGAGCGGGGCCCGGAGGGCAGCCCGGAAGCGGCGGTCGTCGACAAGCTCACCAACCAGACACTGCTGGAAGCGGTCAAGCGACTCAACCCGGAACAGCAGGAATGCATCGTGCTGCGGTTCCTGCAGGGGTTCTCGGTGGCCGAAACCGCCCAGACGATGGGCAAGAACGAGGGCGCGATCAAGGCCCTGCAGTACCGAGCGGTGCGATCGCTGGCCCGGCTCCTCCCGGAAGGCTTCACACCCTGAACACCCAGTGCCCGAGTGTCGCGATGTCGCCACCGTCCGCTATGACCGGGGACGGTGGCGGTTGCGGCTGTTGACACCGGGACGGGGCTTCTTACCTGACTCGAGGCATGTCAGGATGGCCGGGCGTAACCCGGTCCCGGCAGTACGCGTTGGTCCAGACGGGGTCGACGGTGTGCGACAACGCACCCAAGGCTGCCTGGCCGACCGGCGTCGCCGGAGGCTCGGCGTGCCGCGAGACGGAAGGAGGTGCGCGCGGCGATGAAACTGTTCCTGCGCCGGCGGACCGAACGCTTCGCGCGACTCGTGGCGGACGACCTGCCCGACCACGACAACGCCGAACAACAGACCGGACACCACCAGGCCCGTGCTGCTCACCATACTCGCGACGTGGACGACACACTCGCACTTCTGGTGCGGGTGGGCCGGGAAGTTTCCGCGCAGGCCAGTACGTTCGAACGCAGCCACCGGATGGATCCGGATGCCAAGGCGGACATCCGTCGCCGATTGCTCGCCGACGCGGCGATCCACGGCATCGGGGCGGCCCGCGCCGACGCCGAGCCGGACACCGACATCAGCGTGCGCACGCACGGCACCCCCCGGCCCACCCGGCACGCCGTGCCACCGAACCGGCGGCCGAAGGTACGGCTGATCGTCATCGGCGGGGTGGTCGCCGGCGCGCTCGGCGTCTCCGGCGTCGCCGCGGCGAGCACGTCCGCGGTGCCGGGCGACGCGCTGTACAACGTGAAGCGGTCCACCGAGCGGGCCCAGATCGCGCTGGCCGGCTCGGACAGCAACTCGGGCCAGCTCTACCTGCAGTTCGCCCGGACCCGGTCGGGCGAGGCCGGCTCGGTCAGCGACGACCCGGCGCAGCTGTCCCGGGTGCTCGGCGACATGGACCGGGAGACCCGGCAGGGCGTCTCGCTGCTGGACTCCACCGCGGTACACGATCGCAGCGCGACCGCGCTCGACCAGGTCGACTCGTTCACCACCGCCCAGCGTCCCGTGGTGGCCCGGCTCGCCGGCCGGCTGACCGGCCCGTCGCACCACCGGGCGCAGCAGTCGCTCGACCTGATCGACCAGGTCAAGCAGCGGTCCGGCGAGCTGCGCCGCCTGCTGCTGTGCACCACCGGCAAGTCGGTCAAGCAGGACGCGCTCGGCCCGGTACCGCAGAGCTGCGCGTCGCTGCCCGGCGCGAAGCCCGGCCCGTCCGGTACCGGGAAGGGGTCCGGCCGAGGCCCCGGCCAGGCGCCGACCGGCGCGAGTCCGAGCGGGAAGACCAGCGCCTCCGCGACGCCACGCACCTCCGGCACACCGTCCGGATCGAGCGGGCCGTCCTCGAGCGAGAGCGGTTCACCGGCGCCGAGCCCCTCGACCAGCGATTCGGGCAATGGCGGCCTTCTCGGGACGATTGGCAAGATCCTCGGCGGTCTGCTCTGACCGGGAGCGGTCGCGGCCGATACGCTCGGCGGGTGGACGTGTTTGCCCGGCTAGGACGTCGTCGGCAACGGCTGTCCGCGCGTGCGAGGGTCGCCGGTGCGGCCAGCGCGGCGCACGCATCGATGGCCGAGCCGGCCGATCCGGGTGCGGTGGCGACGCTCGCCGAGCCACCGGCGTCGCACGCCGGTACGCCGGATCCGACCGCGGCGGCGTTCTTCGACGTGGACAACACGCTGCTGCGCGGCGCATCGATCTTCTGGTTCGCCCGCGGCCTTGCCGCACACGACTACTTCACCGCCCGCGACATGCTCGGCTTCGCCTGGAAGCAGCTCAAGTTCCGGGCCACCAGCAACGAGGACACCGACGACATCGCGAGCGCCCGGGACAGCGCCCTGGCGTTCGTGGCCGGCCGCCGGGTCGACGAGATCGTGACCCACGGCGAGCAGATCTACGACGAGCTGCTCGCGGTGCGAATCTGGTCCGGTACCAGGGCGTTCGCCCAGCTGCACCTGGACGCCGGGCAGAAGGTCTACCTGGTCACCGCGGCACCGGTGGAGCTGGCCC
This genomic interval carries:
- a CDS encoding immune inhibitor A domain-containing protein, whose protein sequence is MRRLTAGVIAGAAAGLLAVGTIGSAAGAAPSDGHPATKTTSKAEPARAHAEDDLPSPLSDKRRELMQQAAKKQAQGKITPKRVGKSDVVKMGKRADGKNQYVETSSTRTDEIFTVLVSFGDQTDPRTGGTAGPANGQIKQPDRNWNGDSTDDNSTYWVPNFDTQHYKDMFFGKKDSFKDFYEHQSSGKFSVSGDVSGWVTVPYNEARYGNNEIPETDGYWNLVRDSVNAWYAAEKAQGATDEEIAEYLSRFDKWDRYDYDGDGNFDEPDGYLDHIEIVHAGEGEEAGGGPQGADAVWSHRWYAYSTDQGKTGPEGNLLGGTQVGDAPYWVGDYTTEPENGGLGVFCHEFGHDLGLPDEYDTAGGDNGTGFWTLMSAGSWLGKGFDSIGTTPGYMNAWDKYQLGWLDYAVVPYQGAKTKVTLGPAARQGKQPQALVVTLPEQTITNDYNTPASGSYEWWGGAADNLSSSLTRELDLTGASSASISTKAWYDIEEGYDFLLAEVSTDGGTHWTSLNGDGITGSSNNQWTDVSYDLSAYAGQKVLFHWRYATDGGVHYAGAFLDDLALTVDGATAWSDDVESADPAWAADGFTRMTGSTSEQKARFYIAENRQYVDYDDTLRTGPYNFGFGDTKANWVEHFPYQKGLLVWYVNYAYEDNNTSVHPGGGLVLPVDAHPGALFWSDGKAVGNRIQPFDATFGTTKTTALSLHHAGGATMSLPSQKAVKTFDDSNVDRYFDPLNPMGSVKVAGSGTKITVTKQAKNGNLTVQVSFK
- a CDS encoding AMP-binding protein: MAVSQDIRNIADLVPRAAQARPDHVALRLGDTALTWAALADRVDAVASGLLARALTPGDRLVIALPNGIDWVVGYFAAMRADLVPVPVNPGYTEPELARLLGDCGARILLGTPAVHDATAGVEVPHRFVAGGAHRLARPYEELAESGGAGVAPSRGGEDLAVLLYTSGTSGRPRAAMLSHRALLANGAQMGRLDPAPVGVDDVVLLALPLFHAFGLGPGLHEVARYGATGVLVPRFDAEATLAEIQRYGVTTVLGVPAMFASWVAHGDLAAPLRSVRLAVSGAAPLPPAPRTALQDNGITLHEGYGLTEAAPVVTSSLAAPAAKPGSVGRPLPGIELRLVGADGEPLTEAESEADENASPGTDPGEVVVRGDNLFSGYWPNGADGPDPDGWWHTGDIGYLDADGDLFLIDRVDELIVVSGFNVYPREVEAVLAAHPAVREAAVIGVPHPMTGHAVRGYVVPEPGVAATEEELIAYCHRSLAHFKCPVAVDIVARLPHSATGKVRKADLPHGATPTA
- a CDS encoding ECF subfamily RNA polymerase sigma factor, BldN family, which codes for MSAASVSAPFDGADPVGRLNALRTLVTDRAETKGSSLAARAGQALRAATRTKPQPRPHTRQHSGDDTPTQSITRVEPATPTPAPEPTRPDQVPESATDVWRLVQRAQAGDTEAFGLIYDRYVDTVFRFIYFRVSTRQLAEDLTSETFLRALRRIGSFTWQGRDLGAWLVTIARNLVADHFKSGRYRLEVSTAEVLDADSPERGPEGSPEAAVVDKLTNQTLLEAVKRLNPEQQECIVLRFLQGFSVAETAQTMGKNEGAIKALQYRAVRSLARLLPEGFTP
- a CDS encoding DUF5667 domain-containing protein, which gives rise to MKLFLRRRTERFARLVADDLPDHDNAEQQTGHHQARAAHHTRDVDDTLALLVRVGREVSAQASTFERSHRMDPDAKADIRRRLLADAAIHGIGAARADAEPDTDISVRTHGTPRPTRHAVPPNRRPKVRLIVIGGVVAGALGVSGVAAASTSAVPGDALYNVKRSTERAQIALAGSDSNSGQLYLQFARTRSGEAGSVSDDPAQLSRVLGDMDRETRQGVSLLDSTAVHDRSATALDQVDSFTTAQRPVVARLAGRLTGPSHHRAQQSLDLIDQVKQRSGELRRLLLCTTGKSVKQDALGPVPQSCASLPGAKPGPSGTGKGSGRGPGQAPTGASPSGKTSASATPRTSGTPSGSSGPSSSESGSPAPSPSTSDSGNGGLLGTIGKILGGLL
- a CDS encoding ester cyclase produces the protein MTSNAKELVREFLLEVRSGRHPERTDRYLAPEVRAHQVQAEDPVTVVRTPQQYTEHVHEMLDANGRFEFVLDELLAEGDRVYARWHQVGRHVGTVDGHAPTGRPLIQFTSAVYRVRDGAIVEYWIQIDRAGIAAQLAADRG
- a CDS encoding glutaredoxin family protein; the encoded protein is MDDRLTLLTRQDCHLCAAAREAMARVAATAGVGWREIDVATDEELDREYGDRLPVILLDGREHGYWRVEEQRLLRDLAR
- a CDS encoding HAD family hydrolase, which translates into the protein MHLVWDWNGTLLDDFALTVEATNAAFATCGDGPFPAEELRRRYRRPIADYYADVLGRAVDADEFARLDRIFHDTYHTRLAECRLAAGAEIAIAGWPGSQSLLSMWFHERLVPFVDALGLSDRFARVDGLRATIGGGAKADHLVRHLAALGVAGTDCTLIGDTVDDAAAAAAVGARCVLVTGGFTDPDRLAEVGVPVATSLPAAVHLAASRYAG
- a CDS encoding HAD family hydrolase — its product is MAEPADPGAVATLAEPPASHAGTPDPTAAAFFDVDNTLLRGASIFWFARGLAAHDYFTARDMLGFAWKQLKFRATSNEDTDDIASARDSALAFVAGRRVDEIVTHGEQIYDELLAVRIWSGTRAFAQLHLDAGQKVYLVTAAPVELARLLARRLGLSGALGTVAETRDGVYTGRLVGEILHGAAKAEAIRALAEREGLDLDRCVAYSDSINDLPMLTAAGGAVAINPDSSLRRLARERGWEVHDFRTGRRAVRYALPMVAALAISAGYAYHRRRR